In Vicia villosa cultivar HV-30 ecotype Madison, WI unplaced genomic scaffold, Vvil1.0 ctg.002220F_1_1, whole genome shotgun sequence, one genomic interval encodes:
- the LOC131638210 gene encoding uncharacterized protein LOC131638210 → MKAIVITKPGGPEVLQLQEVQDPQIKDHEVLIRVHATALNKADTVQRKGAYPLPQGASPYPGLECSGTIESVGKNVSNWKIGDQVCALLSGGGYAEKVAVPEGQVLPVPPGISLKDAASFPEVACTVWSTIFMTSHLSQGETLLIHGGSSGIGTFAIQIAKYRGSRVFVTAGSEEKLAYCKSIGADVGINYKTEDFVARVKEETGGQGVDVILDCMGASYFQKNLDSLNYDGRLFIIGFQGGVSTEVDLRALFGKRLTVQGAALRIRSPENKAVIISEVKKNVWLAIAEGKVKPVIYKTFSLSEAAEAHRLMESSQHIGKILLLP, encoded by the exons ATGAAGGCTATTGTAATAACCAAACCAGGTGGACCTGAAGTtctacaacttcaagaggttcaAGACCCTCAGATCAAAGACCATGAAGTCCTCATCCGAGTACACGCCACTGCCCTTAACAAAGCTGATACCGTTCAGAGGAAAGGCGCTTACCCTCTCCCTCAAGGTGCTAGCCCTTACCCAGGTCTTGAATGTTCTGGAACTATTGAATCCGTTGGTAAAAACGTTTCCAACTGGAAAATTGGTGATCAG GTATGTGCTCTTCTAAGTGGAGGTGGATATGCTGAGAAAGTAGCTGTTCCTGAGGGACAAGTTCTTCCCGTTCCACCCGGGATTTCTCTGAAGGATGCTGCTAGTTTTCCCGAGGTTGCATGTACTGTGTGGTCAACTATTTTTATGACGAGCCATCTATCTCAGGGGGAAACCTTGTTG ATTCACGGTGGTTCAAGCGGAATCGGTACATTCGCAATTCAAATAGCTAAGTACCGAGGATCAAGAGTATTTGTTACTGCAG GTAGTGAAGAGAAGCTAGCTTATTGCAAGAGTATTGGAGCCGATGTTGGCATCAATTACAAAACAGAAGACTTTGTTGCAAGGGTGAAGGAAGAAACTGGTGGTCAAG GTGTTGACGTTATACTTGATTGTATGGGAGCATCCTACTTCCAAAAAAATCTTGATAGCTTAAATTATGATGGAAGGCTTTTTATTATCGGCTTTCAAGGGGGCGTGTCTACAGAGGTAGATCTACGTGCTTTATTTGGCAAGCGTCTCACTGTACAAG GGGCTGCTTTGCGTATTCGAAGTCCTGAAAATAAAGCTGTGATCATTAGTGAAGTGAAGAAGAATGTTTGGCTTGCAATTGCAGAAGGAAAGGTTAAGCCTGTGATCTACAAAACTTTCTCTCTTTCGGAAGCTGCGGAGGCTCACCGGCTTATGGAAAGCAGTCAGCATATTGGAAAGATATTGCTCCTGCCATGA
- the LOC131638193 gene encoding uncharacterized protein LOC131638193 — MKVPTFSTPGKPKMKAVAVHNPGPPRVLHVLDIDQPRLRNDEVLIKVKFAAVNPDDISLRQGAFPFPKAATLFLGFECSGIIEAVGKKVSKWKIGDEVCALLNGGGYAEKVTVREGQVLPIPNGVSMQDAASLPFAACTVWLSIFITSRLSRGETLLIHGGSGGIDAFAIQAAKLCGARVIVVADDQERLFYCDSLKLKADVCINCRIEDFAARVEKETGGRGVDVILDCIGTPFFQKNIDCLNFNGRLFVIGTLGATLYTQMDLKDIVTKRLTVHGGYLHNRSYRSKQLIIEDVKKNLWPRIGYRDGEINPLVHQCFTFSDAGEAHKLLETGDHIGKILLEPSFVFVMDLTQLSPAQITVYGSAFCVMLSMHFTLQLLSQHLFYWKNPKEQKAIVIIILMAPIYAIVSFVGLLDIRGSKEFFTLLESVKECYEALVIAKFLALMYSYLNISISRNIVPDEIKGREIHHSFPMTLFQPHSVRLNHHNLKLLKYWTWQFVFTRPVCSILMITFQLLGIYPNWLSWIFTIILNVSVSLALYSLVIFYHVFAKELEPHKPLAKFLCIKGIVFFCFWQGMVLDGLVAAGVIQSRHLKLDVEHIEEAMQNILVCIEMVVFSVLQQYAYHASPYSGEVEKMLKQNKKNE; from the exons ATGAAGGTTCCAACATTCTCAACTCCAGGAAAACCGAAAATGAAGGCTGTTGCAGTTCACAACCCAGGTCCTCCTCGAGTTCTGCATGTTCTAGATATCGACCAACCTCGTCTCAGAAACGATGAAGTTCTCATCAAAGTCAAATTCGCCGCCGTTAACCCAGACGACATTTCTCTCCGACAAGGCGCTTTCCCTTTCCCCAAAGCTGCAACTCTTTTCCTAGGTTTTGAATGTTCTGGAATCATCGAAGCCGTCGGTAAAAAAGTCTCCAAATGGAAAATCGGTGATGAG GTTTGTGCTCTTCTGAATGGAGGTGGATATGCTGAGAAAGTAACTGTTCGTGAGGGACAAGTTCTTCCGATTCCAAACGGGGTTTCTATGCAGGATGCAGCTAGTCTTCCCTTCGCTGCATGCACTGTCTGGTTAAGTATCTTTATCACCAGCAGACTATCTAGAGGAGAAACCTTGTTG ATTCATGGAGGTTCTGGAGGAATTGATGCATTTGCGATTCAGGCAGCGAAATTGTGTGGAGCAAGAGTAATTGTTGTTGCAG ATGATCAAGAGAGGCTATTTTATTGCGATAGTCTTAAACTTAAAGCAGATGTCTGCATCAATTGCAGAATTGAGGACTTTGCTGCAAGGGTAGAGAAAGAAACTGGTGGTCGAG GtgttgatgtgattcttgattgtATTGGAACACCTTTCTTTCAAAAGAATATTGATTGCTTAAACTTCAATGGAAGGCTTTTCGTGATCGGCACTCTAGGGGCGACTTTGTATACTCAGATGGATCTAAAGGATATAGTTACCAAGCGTCTCACTGTCCACG GGGGTTACTTGCATAATAGGAGTTATAGGAGTAAGCAATTGATCATTGAAGATGTGAAGAAGAATCTCTGGCCTAGAATTGGATATCGAGATGGAGAGATAAATCCTTTGGTCCACCAATGTTTCACTTTTTCTGATGCAGGTGAGGCTCACAAGCTTCTGGAAACTGGTGACCATATTGGGAAGATATTGCTTGAGCCATCAT TTGTGTTTGTGATGGATCTAACTCAACTAAGTCCTGCACAGATTACTGTGTATGGATCTGCATTCTGTGTCATGCTTTCTATGCATTTCACTCTGCAGTTACTGTCTCAGCATCTTTTCTATTGGAAGAATCCAAAAGAACAAAAGGCTATTGTGATTATTATCCTCATGGCTCCTATTTATGCTATTGTTTCCTTTGTGGGTCTCTTGGATATTAGAGGAAGTAAAGAGTTTTTCACTCTTTTGGAGTCTGTTAAAGAATGCTATGAAGCTCTTGTCATTGCTAAGTTCTTGGCTTTGATGTATAGTTACTTGAATATATCTATTAGTAGGAATATTGTGCCTGATGAAATTAAAGGAAGGGAAATTCATCACTCCTTTCCTATGACGCTTTTTCAG CCTCATTCGGTTCGGCTGAACCACCATAATCTGAAGCTTCTGAAATATTGGACATGGCAGTTTGTTTTTACTCGCCCGGTGTGTTCTATTTTGATGATTACGTTTCAGCTACTTGGGATCTATCCGAATTGGTTGAGCTGGATCTTCACCATCATTCTCAATGTTTCTGTTTCGTTGGCATTGTATTCTTTGGTGATCTTTTACCATGTGTTTGCTAAAGAACTTGAACCACATAAACCTCTAGCGAAGTTTCTGTGCATCAAAGGAATCGTTTTCTTCTGCTTTTGGCAG GGAATGGTGCTGGACGGTTTAGTAGCAGCTGGCGTGATTCAATCCCGTCATTTGAAATTAGACGTGGAGCACATCGAGGAAGCAATGCAGAATATTTTGGTCTGTATAGAGATGGTGGTATTTTCTGTTCTTCAACAGTATGCTTATCATGCTTCACCATATAGCGGAGAAGTTGAAAAAATGCttaaacaaaacaagaaaaatgaatGA